The Candidatus Sphingomonas colombiensis genome contains the following window.
CGATCGCGGTCCTCAGGGTGGATTGCCGACCACAACTCGTCATAGGTGAACGACTGATCGGGGCCGCGTCCATAATGCGCCTTGCAATCATCCGACGCGAACAATGTGTCGGTCTTGAGCTCCATCGTCCACGCCCCGAGGCCGCCCGCTGCCAATGCGATGCGAAGCCTTTCCTGCCCCTCGCGAATTTCTTCCAGCCGGGTACGGGCCTCATATTGGCGTAGCCGCGCGCGCCGCGCCGCGCGAGTGAGGCTGATCAGCGTGGTGGGATGAAACGGCCGTTCAAGAAAAGTCACGTTGCCGAGCGTCTCGAGCAAGCGGACGGCGCCCGCGTTACGCTCTAGCCCTCCGCCTCGCGCGGTTAATACAATGAACGGAAAGTCCGACCATTCGGCCTGATCGCTAATGAACTTTGCTAAGTCCCGCAGGTCCGCGCCGCGTAGCGACTCCTCCGTGACAATCGCAAACCCGGCGCCACGCCGCAGCGCGCTCACTAAGCCGCGAAGGTCCCGGACTACGGCTGCCTCAAACCCCGCCTCCCGCAGCATCGCATCGGCCACTGCGGCATCGCGGCCATGCGGCGCCAAAATGACGGCGCTTTCGGCTAACGTCCGGTTCAACGTTTGCTCACGCGTGCTTCGAGTCGAGCAGCCCAGCGGCGTCGCCCATTAAGGTGGGCACACCGCGCAGCACTCCCTGGAACGCAGTCAGTGGTTCGCCCAATGTAATACCATTGCCACCGATCATGAATTCGCGAATTGTATCCTCGTGCGGCCCGGTGCGCTTCTTAACGACTGAGATCGCCCGACGGACCCGGCCAAGAGCCTCAAAATACCGGAGCAGGATGACGGTATCGGCGAGGTAGGTGACATCGACCGGCGACTTCATGTCGCCGACCAGCCCATGCTGCGCGACAGTCAAGAAGGTCGTGACCCCTTGCCGGTTCAGATATTGCAGCAATTCGTGCATATGCAAAATCAGCGCCTGCTCCTCCGGCATGGCAGCCTGATAGCCGTTGAGGCTATCGATCACGACAAGACGCGCGCCAAATTTCTCGACGCAGATACGCACGCGTTCGGAGAATTCGCCCGGGGTCAGCTCGGCCGCGTCAATTTGCTCAATCACGAGCTTGTCGGTGTCGATCATCGCCTGGAGATCTATCCCCAGCCCTTTTGAGCGTTCGAACAACAGGCCGAGCTCTTCGTCGAACGCGAACATCGCAGCGGTTTCGCCGCGCTCCACTGCCGACTTGATGAAGCTGAGCGCGAGCAGCGACTTGCCGGTTCCAGCCGGACCCAGGATTAGGTTACTCGCACCGCGCTCAAACCCGCCACCGAGCAGACCGTTGAGCTCGGCATTGTCGATCGGCACCGTCTCTCGCGTGAAGTCGGAACGATGTTCCGCAGACACCAGCCGCGGAAAGACGCGCACGCCGCCTGTATCGATCACGAAATCATGATATCCGCCACGATAGCGCCGCCCGCGATATTTGAGTACGCGCATCCGCCGCCGCTCCGCGCCGTAAGTGGGTGAGAGTTCCTCCAGTCGGATAACCGCGTGCGCGACGCTGTGAACGGTCTTGTCCATGACGTCGGCAGTCAGATCGTCGAGCATCAGTACGGTCGCATGATGTTGCGAGAAATAGTGCTTCAACGCAAGTATCTGTCGTCGGTACCGCAAAGAGCTCTGCGCGAGCAGGCGAATTTCGGACAAGCT
Protein-coding sequences here:
- a CDS encoding ATPase domain-containing protein, whose amino-acid sequence is MPNCAAGVPGFDDILSGGFSRGRLFLIEGSPGTGKTTIASQFLLAGVEAGETVLYITLSETDEELRDGAASHGWTFEKNFHVFELVPPEILLDDNQQQSLLYSSDLELGETTKRIFESFERIKPSRVVLDSLSEIRLLAQSSLRYRRQILALKHYFSQHHATVLMLDDLTADVMDKTVHSVAHAVIRLEELSPTYGAERRRMRVLKYRGRRYRGGYHDFVIDTGGVRVFPRLVSAEHRSDFTRETVPIDNAELNGLLGGGFERGASNLILGPAGTGKSLLALSFIKSAVERGETAAMFAFDEELGLLFERSKGLGIDLQAMIDTDKLVIEQIDAAELTPGEFSERVRICVEKFGARLVVIDSLNGYQAAMPEEQALILHMHELLQYLNRQGVTTFLTVAQHGLVGDMKSPVDVTYLADTVILLRYFEALGRVRRAISVVKKRTGPHEDTIREFMIGGNGITLGEPLTAFQGVLRGVPTLMGDAAGLLDSKHA